Within the Clostridium scatologenes genome, the region TTTATTTATAACAGTATCAGAAAGACTTATAGGTGGGATGGATATTAAAGTAGGCACAGAACTTATGGTAGAAGGGCAGTTAAGGTCTTATAACAAATTTATGGATGGATCAAATAGATTAATATTAACAGTATTTGCAAGAAACATATACTACTGTGAAGAGAAAAGTAAAAATCCTAATCAAATATATTTAGATGGATTTATTTGTAAAGAACCAGTTTATAGGACAACTCCATTTGGAAGAGAAATTTCAGATATACTTCTTGCGGTTAATAGAGCATACAATAAGTCAGACTACATACCAACGATTGCATGGGGAAGAAATTCCAGATTTTGCAAAACATTAAAAGTTGGTGACAATATAAAAGTTTGGGGTAGGTTGCAAAGTAGAGAATATCAAAAGAAAATATCTGATACTGAAACAATTAAAAAGATTGCATACGAAGTGTCTATATCGAAAATGGAGAAGTCAGGAAAATCAGATGAGGATGACGAAAAAGAAAATCAACATGAAAAAGGAATTGATGAGGCTTTAATAGATAAACAAATATCTTAGTAAAAAGAGCAAACTGTAGTGCAGTTTGCTCTTTACTTTCTATTTTCTTAGGTCTTCCAATATCTTAGTTTTATCTTTAGTTTTATCATCTACTGTTTTAATTACTTTTGCAGGAATACCGGCTACTACAACTCCTGCTGCTACATCTTCTACAACAACAGAACCAGCAGCTACAACAGAACCTTTTCCTATTTTTACACCTTCAAGAATTACTGCATTAGCACCTATTAAAACATCATCTTCTATTTCGCAAGGTGACTTACTTGGTGGTTCAAGAACACCAGCAACAACAGCACCAGCACCTAAGTGAACTCCTTTTCCAAGCTTACCTCTAGCACCAACAACAGCATTCATATCTACCATAGTGCCTTCGCCTATTTCAGCGCCTATGTTTATAACAGCGCCCATCATTATAACAGCATTTTTATCTATTTTAACCTTGTCTCTTATAATAGCGCCAGGTTCAATTCTAGCATCTATTTTTGTAACATCAACAAGAGGAATTGCTGAATTCCTTCTGTCGTATTCTATTCTAAATTTTTTTATATTATCTTTATTATCAGCTAAAAATTTAGAAACTTCTTCTGCCTCTCCAAAAAGTACGTGAAATCCACTGTTGCCGTAATCTTCTATGTTTCCTAAGCTGCAATTTTCAATGTTACCGTCAACATAAACTTTAACAGGAGTAGATTTTTTTGCTTCTTTTATGTATCTTGCTATTTCATATGGATTAGTTAAATCGTAGTTCATGTGATAACCTCCTAAGTTAGATATTTATAGTTATTAATATTATTATAATAAATATATTTTGTCAATTAAAGAGGTAAAGTATTTTTTAGTAACAAAAATGTGGTAAGTAAAATAGTTTAATAGTAGAGTGCTTTGGGAGGTAATATAATTGGATTATGAAATGAAAGACTGTATTGATGCTGGAAGCATTTATTGTCCTT harbors:
- a CDS encoding single-stranded DNA-binding protein, which encodes MENSMLNNKIYLEGKVISELQFSHEMYGEGFYTFYMEVSRLSEAKDDLFITVSERLIGGMDIKVGTELMVEGQLRSYNKFMDGSNRLILTVFARNIYYCEEKSKNPNQIYLDGFICKEPVYRTTPFGREISDILLAVNRAYNKSDYIPTIAWGRNSRFCKTLKVGDNIKVWGRLQSREYQKKISDTETIKKIAYEVSISKMEKSGKSDEDDEKENQHEKGIDEALIDKQIS
- the dapD gene encoding 2,3,4,5-tetrahydropyridine-2,6-dicarboxylate N-acetyltransferase, which gives rise to MNYDLTNPYEIARYIKEAKKSTPVKVYVDGNIENCSLGNIEDYGNSGFHVLFGEAEEVSKFLADNKDNIKKFRIEYDRRNSAIPLVDVTKIDARIEPGAIIRDKVKIDKNAVIMMGAVINIGAEIGEGTMVDMNAVVGARGKLGKGVHLGAGAVVAGVLEPPSKSPCEIEDDVLIGANAVILEGVKIGKGSVVAAGSVVVEDVAAGVVVAGIPAKVIKTVDDKTKDKTKILEDLRK